In Colletotrichum higginsianum IMI 349063 chromosome 3, whole genome shotgun sequence, a genomic segment contains:
- a CDS encoding Pq loop repeat protein: MRWLTSFAGYLAPIFLILSPVLSYSDQALSMHKKKSSAGFSLDIPLIMLVASLLKIFYWPGSRFDTALLIQALLMIVMQVILLKIALDHRLPPSSKGGEAATPFANVNDGPVFGSQRPYHFWQWRSPKPYWQFLLYLFIGLTVCELLLAPVRPLYQTYSTIIGYVGLSVEATLPLPQVFANARSQSCKGFRFSVLASWLIGDAMKMFWFFTSTTEITWAFKLCGIFQACCDSFLGVQYLMYGDGEKGEVKEHPMSQYPQYPNGVYKPPLPEHVSGRSSPAGRRTSSPYGKELR; the protein is encoded by the exons ATGCGCTGGTTAACGTCCTTTGCGGGCTACTTGGCCCCGATCTTCCTCATCTTGTCGCCTGTCCTCTCCTACAGCGACCAGGCCTTGTCGATGCACAAGAAGAAGTCGAGCGCCGGCTTCTCCCTCGATATCCCGTTGATCATGCTGGTAGCCTCTCTGCTGAA GATCTTCTACTGGCCCGGCTCGCGATTCGATACCGCCCTGCTCATCCAGGCCCTACTGATGATTGTAATGCAAGTCATCTTGCTCAAAATTGCCCTCGACCACCGTCTGCCCCCTTCGTCCAAAGGAGGAGAGGCCGCGACGCCCTTTGCGAACGTCAACGATGGACCCGTCTTCGGGTCGCAGAGGCCATACCACTTCTGGCAGTGGAGGTCGCCCAAGCC CTACTGGCAATTCTTGCTCTACCTCTTTATCGGCCTGACTGTCTGCGAACTGCTCCTTGCGCCCGTGCGACCGCTATACCAGACCTACTCCACGATCATCGGCTACGTCGGTCTCTCGGTAGAGGCGACGCTACCCCTGCCTCAGGTTTTTGCCAACGCGCGTTCCCAGTCTTGCAAGGGGTTCCGCTTCTCTGTACTGGCGAGCTGGCTGATTGGTGACGCCATGAAGATGTTCTGGTTCTTcacgtcgacgacggagatTACCTGGGCCTTCAAGCTGTGCGGCATCTTCCAGGCTTGTTGTGACTCGTTTCTCGGCGTCCAGTACCTCATGTATGGCGACGGTGAGAAGGGTGAGGTAAAGGAGCACCCTATGTCCCAGTACCCTCAGTACCCGAACGGCGTCTACAAGCCGCCTCTGCCCGAGCACGTCAGCGGGAGGTCCAGCCCCGCCGGTCGTAGAACCTCCAGTCCGTACGGCAAGGAGCTGCGATGA
- a CDS encoding Methylenetetrahydrofolate reductase, whose translation MEKITDKIAALPADANYFSLEFFPPKTAMGLSNLRDRLDRMERALRPLFVNVTWGAGGSTSTKSLELAEICQRELGLTTCLHLTCTNMSRKLIDKALEDAKALGIRNILALRGDPPRKDEYRDTEDSDVDDIEDFVWAVDLVKYIRKNYGDYFCIGVAAYPEGHADESHPQGQSFEHDLPYLVEKVQAGADFIMTQLFFDIKAYDKFENILREHPSGAFKDIILLPGLMPIQSYQMIKRTTKLSHAKIPDNLMARLDAAKGDDEKVKQVGVDILSELVEQVKEVKNRTPGPKGFHFYTLNLEKAVSFILERTGLIPDPQLDNEEAVIDDGPGVPVSIPAVQLNGLSPITPAARALSGRRHSSMGSSDPHNRIIVSSASNPAYEMTTAGLMASEPVNTRANTLAISEGVGAVGREATWDDFPNGRWGDARSPAYGEIDGYGVSLHMSVTQAIRLWGTPKTIQDINNIFIRHIKGQLNAIPWSEEELLPESNMIQQELLELNTRGWWTVASQPAVNGIPSRDPTFGWGPQHGFVFQKAFVELFIPSSDWAGLVARLNEVTDNTICFYAANAAGDFVSSDSSGGLVLEGTEASTNAVTWGVFPGKEIITPTIIEEVSFRAWAEEAFKIWGEWSKVYGKGSESEALLERIRTEYWLVNIIHHDYVERDALWKLLSGEKEN comes from the coding sequence ATGGAGAAGATTACGGACAAGATCGCCGCCCTGCCGGCAGACGCCAACTATTTCTCCTTGGAGTTCTTCCCTCCCAAGACGGCAATGGGTCTCTCCAACCTCCGAGACCGTCTCGACAGAATGGAAAGGGCTCTTCGGCCTCTCTTTGTTAACGTTACATGGGGAGCCGGCGGGTCTACTTCTACAAAGTCACtggagctggccgagatATGCCAGAGGGAGCTTGGCCTCACGACTTGTCTTCACCTGACATGTACAAACATGAGTCGCAAGCTCATCGACAAGGCCCTGGAGGATGCAAAGGCATTGGGCATCCGGAACATTCTGGCACTGAGAGGCGACCCGCCGAGGAAGGACGAGTACCGCGACACGGAGGACTCTGATGTGGATGATATCGAGGACTTCGTCTGGGCTGTTGACCTGGTCAAGTACATTCGCAAGAACTACGGCGACTACTTCTGCATAGGTGTTGCCGCCTACCCTGAGGGACACGCGGATGAGAGCCATCCTCAGGGACAGAGCTTCGAGCACGATTTGCCTTATCTGGTTGAGAAggtccaggccggcgccgacttCATCATGACCCagctcttcttcgacatcaAGGCCTATGACAAGTTTGAGAATATTCTCAGAGAACACCCCTCCGGCGCCTTCAAGGATATTATCCTCCTCCCTGGCCTGATGCCCATCCAGAGCTATCAGATGATCAAGCGGACGACCAAGCTCAGCCACGCCAAGATCCCCGACAATCTCATGGCTCGTCTGGACGCGGCCAAGGGTGATGACGAGAAGGTCAAGCAGGTTGGCGTCGACATTCTCAGCGAGCTTGTGGAGCAGGTCAAGGAGGTCAAGAACAGGACCCCCGGCCCCAAGGGCTTCCACTTCTACACCCTCAATCTCGAAAAGGCTGTCTCCTTCATTCTCGAGAGGACAGGCCTCATTCCCGACCCTCAACTTGACAATGAGGAagccgtcatcgacgacggccctgGTGTCCCCGTCTCCATCCCCGCAGTCCAGCTCAACGGCCTGTCCCCAATTACCCCCGCAGCACGCGCGCTCTCCGGACGCCGACACTCGTCCATGGGCTCCTCGGACCCGCACAACCGCATCAtcgtctcctcggcctcgaatCCTGCCTACGAAATGACGACCGCCGGACTCATGGCTTCGGAGCCCGTCAACACCCGTGCCAACACACTCGCCATCTcggagggcgtcggcgctgTCGGCCGCGAGGCGACATGGGATGACTTCCCCAACGGCCGCTGGGGTGATGCCCGCTCGCCGGCCTACGGTGAGATCGACGGTTATGGAGTCAGCCTGCACATGTCCGTCACGCAGGCCATCCGCCTCTGGGGCACGCCCAAGACGATTCaggacatcaacaacatcttTATCCGCCACATCAAAGGCCAGCTCAACGCCATCCCCTGGTCTGAGGAGGAGCTCCTTCCGGAGTCCAACATGATCCAGcaggagctcctcgagctcaaCACCCGCGGCTGGTGGACTGTCGCCTCTCAGcccgccgtcaacggcatCCCCTCGCGCGACCCGACCTTTGGGTGGGGCCCGCAGCACGGCTTCGTCTTCCAAAAGGCCTTTGTCGAGCTCTTCATCCCCTCGTCCGACTgggccggcctcgtcgcgcgCCTCAACGAGGTGACGGACAACACCATCTGTTTCtacgccgccaacgccgccggcgacttCGTGTCCTCGGATTCGAGCGGCGGGCTCGTCCTTGAGGGCACCGAGGCCAGCACCAACGCCGTCACGTGGGGTGTCTTCCCCGGCAAGGAAATCATCACGCCCACCATTATCGAGGAGGTCAGCTTCCGCGCCtgggccgaggaggccttcAAGATCTGGGGCGAATGGTCCAAGGTCTACGGCAAAGGGAGCGAGAGTGAGGCCTTGCTGGAACGGATACGCACCGAGTACTGGCTCGTCAACATCATCCACCACGACTATGTCGAGAGGGATGCGCTATGGAAGTTGTTGTCGGGCGAGAAAGAGAACTAG